The following are encoded in a window of Gasterosteus aculeatus chromosome 5, fGasAcu3.hap1.1, whole genome shotgun sequence genomic DNA:
- the cep55l gene encoding centrosomal protein of 55 kDa: MTSTRYNSNFRKRKRLVRKRSCRYQKPGFTSYLHFAVFESRSNRAAMTSKSAKETIVTRLGFKSSSSPSKAEAELEKVRKDNAHLRRKVDELTKRQIKPPDADKIKLLERILSLETLRERNNQQLLVKEQELGTMRQQLSARGGEVVASLQAQLEQRKKEAEQRDALFQNLSQETGNLKNQLATVSARCQSLEAQAANGQLPPADLALVQDQLRDALEKNQQWLTYDRQREAYVQSVSARTQELERQLAEAKQQQQLQTTREAPSDAPVVSAPADSGNAEKEVELKNHYEQLLLGVQKDLEKRKEQVARRQQELGVQREQTSKVQAELQSQRETVTRLQEEISALQRRYESKCSDLSSFLMKYEEKSKETEDLKVQLQAERHGNRQSACEERKAASERSDRMRLELENMDVRLDEERKRSAELLLQVNMLQNSLLSQNEEKRRLAALEQQIQLSTKDFENEKIDRQGMQHQLHKVLKELRKARDQIAKLESAKQPNARFSEPSSYNNFEFGRLTIDDPPGPASPSKAANLLDESFLECPKCRATYPTSRHRELLAHIDYCFA; this comes from the exons ATGACGTCAACGCGCTACAATTCAAACTTCAGGAAACGAAAGCGTTTGGTTAGAAAACGGTCTTGTCGTTACCAAAAACCTGGTTTCACGAGTTACCTGCATTTCGCTGTATTC GAGTCCAGGTCAAACCGAGCAGCCATGACCTCTAAAAGTGCCAAAGAGACCATCGTCACCAGGTTGGGGTTCAAatccagcagctccccctccAAGGCCgaggcggagctggagaaggTCCGAAAGGACAACGCTCACCTCAGGAGGAAGGTGGATGAGCTGACCAAAAGACAAATCAAACCGCCCGACGCCGACAAAATCAAGCTGCTGGAG AGGATCCTGTCCCTGGAGACGCTGCGAGAGAGAAACAATCAGCAGTTGTTGGTTAAGGAGCAGGAATTAGGAACGATGCGACAGCAGCTGTcagccagaggaggagag gtggtGGCATCGCTGCAGGCCCAGctggagcagaggaagaaggaggctGAGCAGAGAGACGCCTTGTTCCAGAATTTGTCGCAGGAGACGGGCAACCTGAAAAACCAGCTGGCCACCGTCTCTGCCCGGTGCCAGTCCCTGGAAGCGCAGGCGGCG AATGGACAGCTACCTCCTGCAGACTTGGCTTTGGTACAAGATCAACTGAGAGAC GCGCTGGAGAAGAACCAGCAGTGGCTGACGTACGACCGGCAGCGAGAGGCCTACGTCCAGTCCGTGTCGGCCCGCACGCAGGAGCTAGAGCGGCAGCTGGCGGAggccaagcagcagcagcagctgcaaacCACACGAGAGGCCCCTTCAGACG CGCCTGTTGTCTCAGCGCCTGCTGACTCGGGAAATGCCGAAAAAGAGGTTGAGCTGAAGAACCACTACGAGCAGTTGCTTCTGGGGGTTCAGAAGGACttggagaagagaaaagagcagGTTGCCAGGAGACAACAGGAGCTCGGCGTGCAGAGGGAACAG ACGTCGAAGGTTCAAGCCGAGCTGCAGTCTCAGAGGGAGACGGTTACCAGGCTCCAGGAGGAGATATCCGCACTGCAGAGGAGGTACGAGAGCAAGTGCAGCGATCTGTCTTCATTTCTGATGAAGTACGAAGAGAAGAGCAAAGAGACGGAAGACCTGAAGGTGCAGCTGCAGGCAGAGCGACACGGCAACAG ACAATCCGCGTGTGAGGAGAGGAAGGCCGCGTCTGAGCGGTCCGACAGGATGCGACTGGAACTGGAGAACATGGACGTCCGGCTggacgaggagaggaagagatcCGCTGAACTCCTACTGCAG GTGAATATGCTGCAGAATTCACTCCTGAgccaaaatgaagaaaaaaggagactCGCCGCCCTGGAGCAGCAG ATCCAACTCTCCACCAAGGACTTTGAGAATGAAAAGATTGATCGTCAGGGCATGCAGCATCAGTTACATAAGGTGCTGAAGGAGCTCCGCAAGGCCAGAGATCAGATTGCTAAACTGGAGTCTGCT AAACAGCCTAACGCCCGTTTCTCGGAGCCCAGCTCCTACAACAACTTTGAGTTTGGCCGTCTCACCATCGACGACCCCCCCGGTCCCGCGTCTCCCTCCAAAGCCGCCAACCTCCTGGATGAGAGTTTCCTGGAGTGCCCAAAGTGTCGGGCGACGTATCCCACCAGCCGCCACAGGGAGCTCCTGGCACACATTGACTACTGCTTTGCTTGA
- the rbp4 gene encoding retinol-binding protein 4, with amino-acid sequence MEGPLPVGGAGEVPIPTRRCATLGGPYIRQRLRQAQGICELSTSNRMLRYVVALCLLASSWAQDCQVSNIQVMQNFDKTRYAGTWYAVGKKDPEGLFLLDNIVANFVISEDGQMTATAEGRVIILNQWEMCASMFATFMDTPDPAKFKMRYWGAASYLQTGNDDHWVIDTDYDNYAIHYSCRQIDSDGTCLDSYSFIFSRHPTGLRAEDQASVVQKKTELCLLGKYRRVQHTGFCEASQSVTPRVDS; translated from the exons ATGGAAGGCCCGCTCCCTGTGGGGGGAGCAGGGGAGGTCCCGATCCCCACAAGACGTTGTGCAACACTCGGCGGGCCGTATATAAGGCAACGGCTACGACAAGCACAGGGTATTTGTGAGCTCTCCACTTCAAACAG AATGCTGCGGTACGTTGTGGCCCTCTGTCTCCTGGCCTCGTCCTGGGCGCAGGACTGCCAGGTGTCCAACATCCAGGTCATGCAGAACTTTGACAAAACaagg TATGCAGGGACATGGTACGCCGTAGGAAAGAAGGACCCAGAAGGTTTGTTCTTACTTGACAACATCGTGGCCAACTTCGTAATCTCTGAGGACGGACAGATGACGGCCACCGCCGAGGGCAGGGTTATCATTCTCAA CCAATGGGAAATGTGTGCCAGCATGTTTGCCACCTTTATGGACACTCCCGACCCCGCCAAGTTCAAGATGAGGTACTGGGGAGCTGCATCTTACCTGCAGACTGGAA ACGATGACCATTGGGTGATCGACACCGACTACGACAACTACGCCATCCACTACTCCTGCAGGCAGATAGACTCCGACGGCACTTGCCTGGACAGCtactccttcatcttctcccgcCACCCGACCGGCCTGAGGGCGGAGGACCAGGCCAGCGTGGTGCAGAAGAAGACGGAGCTCTGCCTGCTGGGCAAATACAGACGCGTTCAACACACCG GCTTCTGCGAGGCCAGCCAATCCGTCACTCCGAGAGTGGACTCGTGA